The following coding sequences lie in one Pseudorasbora parva isolate DD20220531a chromosome 18, ASM2467924v1, whole genome shotgun sequence genomic window:
- the LOC137046172 gene encoding ral guanine nucleotide dissociation stimulator isoform X1, translating to MFDASVWRIRSIRDSVRLEIHDEPNPAVLNRFTHLDPDTPQLENASQEIGEEVEDGAVFSITLRKVQMYQSSSRSQRWMGVDSDSGLSLYETCKLRTIKAGTLERLVEYMLTAFRGNDSTYVTIFLCTYRTFATTKQVLDLLLNRYAKLQHPDTRRMTADERTELRNTISSILGAWLDQYSEDFWKPPEYSCLRRLIHYLQLNFPGSDLERRACNLMGQFHRRLQQEERDVLDQGCCAFTLLEENGFHEDRPDFLSFDPTVVAEQFTLMDAELFKRVVPYHCLGSIWSQRDKKGKEHLAPTIRATVSQFNRVTNCVIATCLSERSLKAGPRARILEHWIQVARECRMLKNFSSLRAILSALQCNPVHRLRRTWDEVSRENIRIFQELSEIFSDDNNHSLSRELLIKEGTSKFATLEINPKRAQKRQQQPQRDLTVMQGTIPYLGTFLTDLVMMDTAMKDHLDGGLINFEKRRKEFEVIAQIKLLQLACNNYNFRRVSGFSAWLSSVEKLSEAESYSQSCEIEPLSESASNTLRAKKSSGIMKRWSDRQPVGSGEAGCSGSSHSKSFDQLRFPPCLSGSTCDGGDSLSVTSAGSSSSDVEELNISFISDSPDTQERKTSTPFVKHSNSTLGKCGPTGDLIPTFWESTSLSSLDASGLGSGSGSSSASSSSVSSCRSHKRSVSGVSSYSSLSLPLYNQQVDDCCIIRVSMDVDNGNMYKSILVTSQDKTPAVVRKAMVKHNLDRERAEDYELVQKISEEKELKIPDNANVFYAMNSTANYDFVLKKRGFPRAGRTKHVASSTLPRMKQKGLKIAKGIF from the exons ATGTTTGACGCCAGTGTTTGGCGGATCCGGAGCATCCGGGACTCTGTGCGACTCGAGATTCACGACGAGCCGAATCCTGCGGTTCTGAACCGATTCACTCATCTGGACCCGGACACACCTCAGCTGGAG aatgCGAGTCAGGAGATCGGTGAGGAGGTGGAGGATGGTGCGGTGTTCAGCATCACGCTGAGAAAGGTGCAGATGTACCAGTCGTCCAGTAGGAGTCAGCGCTGGATGGGTGTGGACTCGGACTCAGGCCTCAGTCTGTATGAGACCTGTAAGCTGCGCACCATCAAAGCGGGGACGCTGGAGCGGCTGGTGGAGTACATGCTGACGGCCTTCAGGGGCAACGACTCCACATACGTCACCATCTTCCTCTGCACATACAGGACATTCGCCACCACCAAACAAGTGCTGGACCTGCTGCTCAACAg GTATGCTAAACTGCAGCATCCAGACACGCGCAGAATGACCGCAGATGAGCGGACGGAGCTCAGAAA cACCATCTCCTCCATCCTGGGGGCGTGGCTGGATCAGTACTCGGAGGACTTCTGGAAGCCTCCGGAATACTCCTGCCTGAGGCGCCTGATCCATTACCTGCAGCTCAACTTCCCCGGATCCGACCTGGAGCGCCGCGCCTGCAACCTCATGGGCCAGTTCCACCGCAGACTCCAGCAGGAGGAGCGGGACG tgttggATCAGGGCTGCTGTGCGTTCACTCTGCTGGAGGAGAATGGATTCCACGAGGACCGACCTGATTTCCTGAGCTTCGACCCTACTGTGGTGGCAGAGCAGTTCACACTGATGGACGCA GAGCTGTTCAAGCGTGTGGTGCCGTATCACTGTTTGGGAAGCATCTGGTCTCAGAGAGATAAGAAAGGGAAGGAGCATCTGGCGCCGACCATCCGGGCCACGGTCAGCCAGTTTAACCGGGTCACCAACTGCGTCATCGCCACCTGCCTGAGCGAGCGGAGCCTGAAGGCCGGCCCGAGAGCACGCATCCTGGAGCACTGGATCCAAGTGGCCCGA GAATGCCGTATGCTGAAGAACTTCTCGTCTCTGCGTGCGATCCTGTCGGCTCTGCAGTGTAATCCGGTGCACCGGCTCAGGAGGACCTGGGACGAAGTGTCCCGAGAAAACATCCGCATCTTCCAGGAGCTGTCCGAGATATTCTCTGATGACAACAACCACTCGCTGAGCCGAGAGCTGCTcataaag GAGGGAACATCCAAGTTTGCCACTCTGGAGATCAACCCTAAACGAGCGCAGAAGAGACAGCAGCAGCCGCAGAGAGATCTG ACTGTAATGCAGGGGACGATTCCTTATTTGGGAACTTTCCTCACGGATCTGGTCATGATGGACACAGCCATGAAAGACCATCTGGAc GGAGGCCTGATCAACTTCGAGAAGAGGAGGAAG GAGTTCGAGGTAATAGCGCAGATTAAGTTGTTACAGTTGGCGTGTAACAATTATAATTTCCGGCGTGTGTCCGGGTTCAGCGCGTGGCTCTCCAGTGTGGAGAAACTCTCGGAGGCGGAGAG CTACAGTCAGTCGTGTGAGATCGAGCCGCTCTCCGAATCGGCCTCCAACACGCTGAGAGCCAAGAAGAGCTCAGGCATTATGAAGAGATGGAGCGA TCGGCAGCCGGTGGGCTCGGGCGAGGCCGGATGTTCCGGAAGCTCCCACTCGAAGTCCTTCGATCAGCTTCGGTTTCCTCCGTGTCTGAGCGGCTCGACGTGCGATGGCGGAGACTCACTCAGCGTGACgtctgcaggatccagcagctCAGATGTGGAGGAGCTCAACATCAGCTTCATCTCGGATTCGCCAGACACTCAGGAGAGGAAG ACCTCCACGCCCTTCGTAAAACATTCCAATTCTACCTTAGGGAAGTGCGGCCCTACAGGAGACCTGATACCCAcg TTCTGGGAGTCCACGTCTCTGTCGTCTCTGGATGCGTCGGGTCTGGGCTCTGGTTCTGGATCCAGCAGTGCCTCCTCTTCTTCGGTCTCGTCCTGCCGCTCGCACAAGCGCTCGGTGTCGGGCGTGTCCAGCTACTCGTCTCTCTCTCTGCCGCTTTATAACCAGCAGGTGGACGATTGCTGCATCATCCGGGTCAGCATGGACGTGGACAACGGGAACATGTACAAGAGCATTCTG GTCACCAGTCAGGATAAGACTCCTGCAGTCGTGAGGAAAGCCATGGTCAAACACAACTTGGACCGCGAGCGAGCCGAGGATTATGAGCTGGTTCAGAAAATCAGTGAGGAAAAGG AGTTGAAGATTCCAGACAATGCCAATGTTTTTTACGCCATGAACTCCACGGCCAACTATGACTTTGTGTTGAAGAAGAGAGGCTTCCCCCGAGCGGGCCGAACCAAACATGTGGCCAGCTCTACGCTGCCTAGAATGAAGCAGAAAGGTCTTAAAATCGCCAAGGGGATCTTCTGA
- the LOC137046172 gene encoding ral guanine nucleotide dissociation stimulator isoform X3 gives MKMMMMMLESQNASQEIGEEVEDGAVFSITLRKVQMYQSSSRSQRWMGVDSDSGLSLYETCKLRTIKAGTLERLVEYMLTAFRGNDSTYVTIFLCTYRTFATTKQVLDLLLNRYAKLQHPDTRRMTADERTELRNTISSILGAWLDQYSEDFWKPPEYSCLRRLIHYLQLNFPGSDLERRACNLMGQFHRRLQQEERDVLDQGCCAFTLLEENGFHEDRPDFLSFDPTVVAEQFTLMDAELFKRVVPYHCLGSIWSQRDKKGKEHLAPTIRATVSQFNRVTNCVIATCLSERSLKAGPRARILEHWIQVARECRMLKNFSSLRAILSALQCNPVHRLRRTWDEVSRENIRIFQELSEIFSDDNNHSLSRELLIKEGTSKFATLEINPKRAQKRQQQPQRDLTVMQGTIPYLGTFLTDLVMMDTAMKDHLDGGLINFEKRRKEFEVIAQIKLLQLACNNYNFRRVSGFSAWLSSVEKLSEAESYSQSCEIEPLSESASNTLRAKKSSGIMKRWSDRQPVGSGEAGCSGSSHSKSFDQLRFPPCLSGSTCDGGDSLSVTSAGSSSSDVEELNISFISDSPDTQERKTSTPFVKHSNSTLGKCGPTGDLIPTFWESTSLSSLDASGLGSGSGSSSASSSSVSSCRSHKRSVSGVSSYSSLSLPLYNQQVDDCCIIRVSMDVDNGNMYKSILVTSQDKTPAVVRKAMVKHNLDRERAEDYELVQKISEEKELKIPDNANVFYAMNSTANYDFVLKKRGFPRAGRTKHVASSTLPRMKQKGLKIAKGIF, from the exons atgaagatgatgatgatgatgctggAGTCACAG aatgCGAGTCAGGAGATCGGTGAGGAGGTGGAGGATGGTGCGGTGTTCAGCATCACGCTGAGAAAGGTGCAGATGTACCAGTCGTCCAGTAGGAGTCAGCGCTGGATGGGTGTGGACTCGGACTCAGGCCTCAGTCTGTATGAGACCTGTAAGCTGCGCACCATCAAAGCGGGGACGCTGGAGCGGCTGGTGGAGTACATGCTGACGGCCTTCAGGGGCAACGACTCCACATACGTCACCATCTTCCTCTGCACATACAGGACATTCGCCACCACCAAACAAGTGCTGGACCTGCTGCTCAACAg GTATGCTAAACTGCAGCATCCAGACACGCGCAGAATGACCGCAGATGAGCGGACGGAGCTCAGAAA cACCATCTCCTCCATCCTGGGGGCGTGGCTGGATCAGTACTCGGAGGACTTCTGGAAGCCTCCGGAATACTCCTGCCTGAGGCGCCTGATCCATTACCTGCAGCTCAACTTCCCCGGATCCGACCTGGAGCGCCGCGCCTGCAACCTCATGGGCCAGTTCCACCGCAGACTCCAGCAGGAGGAGCGGGACG tgttggATCAGGGCTGCTGTGCGTTCACTCTGCTGGAGGAGAATGGATTCCACGAGGACCGACCTGATTTCCTGAGCTTCGACCCTACTGTGGTGGCAGAGCAGTTCACACTGATGGACGCA GAGCTGTTCAAGCGTGTGGTGCCGTATCACTGTTTGGGAAGCATCTGGTCTCAGAGAGATAAGAAAGGGAAGGAGCATCTGGCGCCGACCATCCGGGCCACGGTCAGCCAGTTTAACCGGGTCACCAACTGCGTCATCGCCACCTGCCTGAGCGAGCGGAGCCTGAAGGCCGGCCCGAGAGCACGCATCCTGGAGCACTGGATCCAAGTGGCCCGA GAATGCCGTATGCTGAAGAACTTCTCGTCTCTGCGTGCGATCCTGTCGGCTCTGCAGTGTAATCCGGTGCACCGGCTCAGGAGGACCTGGGACGAAGTGTCCCGAGAAAACATCCGCATCTTCCAGGAGCTGTCCGAGATATTCTCTGATGACAACAACCACTCGCTGAGCCGAGAGCTGCTcataaag GAGGGAACATCCAAGTTTGCCACTCTGGAGATCAACCCTAAACGAGCGCAGAAGAGACAGCAGCAGCCGCAGAGAGATCTG ACTGTAATGCAGGGGACGATTCCTTATTTGGGAACTTTCCTCACGGATCTGGTCATGATGGACACAGCCATGAAAGACCATCTGGAc GGAGGCCTGATCAACTTCGAGAAGAGGAGGAAG GAGTTCGAGGTAATAGCGCAGATTAAGTTGTTACAGTTGGCGTGTAACAATTATAATTTCCGGCGTGTGTCCGGGTTCAGCGCGTGGCTCTCCAGTGTGGAGAAACTCTCGGAGGCGGAGAG CTACAGTCAGTCGTGTGAGATCGAGCCGCTCTCCGAATCGGCCTCCAACACGCTGAGAGCCAAGAAGAGCTCAGGCATTATGAAGAGATGGAGCGA TCGGCAGCCGGTGGGCTCGGGCGAGGCCGGATGTTCCGGAAGCTCCCACTCGAAGTCCTTCGATCAGCTTCGGTTTCCTCCGTGTCTGAGCGGCTCGACGTGCGATGGCGGAGACTCACTCAGCGTGACgtctgcaggatccagcagctCAGATGTGGAGGAGCTCAACATCAGCTTCATCTCGGATTCGCCAGACACTCAGGAGAGGAAG ACCTCCACGCCCTTCGTAAAACATTCCAATTCTACCTTAGGGAAGTGCGGCCCTACAGGAGACCTGATACCCAcg TTCTGGGAGTCCACGTCTCTGTCGTCTCTGGATGCGTCGGGTCTGGGCTCTGGTTCTGGATCCAGCAGTGCCTCCTCTTCTTCGGTCTCGTCCTGCCGCTCGCACAAGCGCTCGGTGTCGGGCGTGTCCAGCTACTCGTCTCTCTCTCTGCCGCTTTATAACCAGCAGGTGGACGATTGCTGCATCATCCGGGTCAGCATGGACGTGGACAACGGGAACATGTACAAGAGCATTCTG GTCACCAGTCAGGATAAGACTCCTGCAGTCGTGAGGAAAGCCATGGTCAAACACAACTTGGACCGCGAGCGAGCCGAGGATTATGAGCTGGTTCAGAAAATCAGTGAGGAAAAGG AGTTGAAGATTCCAGACAATGCCAATGTTTTTTACGCCATGAACTCCACGGCCAACTATGACTTTGTGTTGAAGAAGAGAGGCTTCCCCCGAGCGGGCCGAACCAAACATGTGGCCAGCTCTACGCTGCCTAGAATGAAGCAGAAAGGTCTTAAAATCGCCAAGGGGATCTTCTGA
- the LOC137046172 gene encoding ral guanine nucleotide dissociation stimulator isoform X5, translated as MYQSSSRSQRWMGVDSDSGLSLYETCKLRTIKAGTLERLVEYMLTAFRGNDSTYVTIFLCTYRTFATTKQVLDLLLNRYAKLQHPDTRRMTADERTELRNTISSILGAWLDQYSEDFWKPPEYSCLRRLIHYLQLNFPGSDLERRACNLMGQFHRRLQQEERDVLDQGCCAFTLLEENGFHEDRPDFLSFDPTVVAEQFTLMDAELFKRVVPYHCLGSIWSQRDKKGKEHLAPTIRATVSQFNRVTNCVIATCLSERSLKAGPRARILEHWIQVARECRMLKNFSSLRAILSALQCNPVHRLRRTWDEVSRENIRIFQELSEIFSDDNNHSLSRELLIKEGTSKFATLEINPKRAQKRQQQPQRDLTVMQGTIPYLGTFLTDLVMMDTAMKDHLDGGLINFEKRRKEFEVIAQIKLLQLACNNYNFRRVSGFSAWLSSVEKLSEAESYSQSCEIEPLSESASNTLRAKKSSGIMKRWSDRQPVGSGEAGCSGSSHSKSFDQLRFPPCLSGSTCDGGDSLSVTSAGSSSSDVEELNISFISDSPDTQERKTSTPFVKHSNSTLGKCGPTGDLIPTFWESTSLSSLDASGLGSGSGSSSASSSSVSSCRSHKRSVSGVSSYSSLSLPLYNQQVDDCCIIRVSMDVDNGNMYKSILVTSQDKTPAVVRKAMVKHNLDRERAEDYELVQKISEEKELKIPDNANVFYAMNSTANYDFVLKKRGFPRAGRTKHVASSTLPRMKQKGLKIAKGIF; from the exons ATGTACCAGTCGTCCAGTAGGAGTCAGCGCTGGATGGGTGTGGACTCGGACTCAGGCCTCAGTCTGTATGAGACCTGTAAGCTGCGCACCATCAAAGCGGGGACGCTGGAGCGGCTGGTGGAGTACATGCTGACGGCCTTCAGGGGCAACGACTCCACATACGTCACCATCTTCCTCTGCACATACAGGACATTCGCCACCACCAAACAAGTGCTGGACCTGCTGCTCAACAg GTATGCTAAACTGCAGCATCCAGACACGCGCAGAATGACCGCAGATGAGCGGACGGAGCTCAGAAA cACCATCTCCTCCATCCTGGGGGCGTGGCTGGATCAGTACTCGGAGGACTTCTGGAAGCCTCCGGAATACTCCTGCCTGAGGCGCCTGATCCATTACCTGCAGCTCAACTTCCCCGGATCCGACCTGGAGCGCCGCGCCTGCAACCTCATGGGCCAGTTCCACCGCAGACTCCAGCAGGAGGAGCGGGACG tgttggATCAGGGCTGCTGTGCGTTCACTCTGCTGGAGGAGAATGGATTCCACGAGGACCGACCTGATTTCCTGAGCTTCGACCCTACTGTGGTGGCAGAGCAGTTCACACTGATGGACGCA GAGCTGTTCAAGCGTGTGGTGCCGTATCACTGTTTGGGAAGCATCTGGTCTCAGAGAGATAAGAAAGGGAAGGAGCATCTGGCGCCGACCATCCGGGCCACGGTCAGCCAGTTTAACCGGGTCACCAACTGCGTCATCGCCACCTGCCTGAGCGAGCGGAGCCTGAAGGCCGGCCCGAGAGCACGCATCCTGGAGCACTGGATCCAAGTGGCCCGA GAATGCCGTATGCTGAAGAACTTCTCGTCTCTGCGTGCGATCCTGTCGGCTCTGCAGTGTAATCCGGTGCACCGGCTCAGGAGGACCTGGGACGAAGTGTCCCGAGAAAACATCCGCATCTTCCAGGAGCTGTCCGAGATATTCTCTGATGACAACAACCACTCGCTGAGCCGAGAGCTGCTcataaag GAGGGAACATCCAAGTTTGCCACTCTGGAGATCAACCCTAAACGAGCGCAGAAGAGACAGCAGCAGCCGCAGAGAGATCTG ACTGTAATGCAGGGGACGATTCCTTATTTGGGAACTTTCCTCACGGATCTGGTCATGATGGACACAGCCATGAAAGACCATCTGGAc GGAGGCCTGATCAACTTCGAGAAGAGGAGGAAG GAGTTCGAGGTAATAGCGCAGATTAAGTTGTTACAGTTGGCGTGTAACAATTATAATTTCCGGCGTGTGTCCGGGTTCAGCGCGTGGCTCTCCAGTGTGGAGAAACTCTCGGAGGCGGAGAG CTACAGTCAGTCGTGTGAGATCGAGCCGCTCTCCGAATCGGCCTCCAACACGCTGAGAGCCAAGAAGAGCTCAGGCATTATGAAGAGATGGAGCGA TCGGCAGCCGGTGGGCTCGGGCGAGGCCGGATGTTCCGGAAGCTCCCACTCGAAGTCCTTCGATCAGCTTCGGTTTCCTCCGTGTCTGAGCGGCTCGACGTGCGATGGCGGAGACTCACTCAGCGTGACgtctgcaggatccagcagctCAGATGTGGAGGAGCTCAACATCAGCTTCATCTCGGATTCGCCAGACACTCAGGAGAGGAAG ACCTCCACGCCCTTCGTAAAACATTCCAATTCTACCTTAGGGAAGTGCGGCCCTACAGGAGACCTGATACCCAcg TTCTGGGAGTCCACGTCTCTGTCGTCTCTGGATGCGTCGGGTCTGGGCTCTGGTTCTGGATCCAGCAGTGCCTCCTCTTCTTCGGTCTCGTCCTGCCGCTCGCACAAGCGCTCGGTGTCGGGCGTGTCCAGCTACTCGTCTCTCTCTCTGCCGCTTTATAACCAGCAGGTGGACGATTGCTGCATCATCCGGGTCAGCATGGACGTGGACAACGGGAACATGTACAAGAGCATTCTG GTCACCAGTCAGGATAAGACTCCTGCAGTCGTGAGGAAAGCCATGGTCAAACACAACTTGGACCGCGAGCGAGCCGAGGATTATGAGCTGGTTCAGAAAATCAGTGAGGAAAAGG AGTTGAAGATTCCAGACAATGCCAATGTTTTTTACGCCATGAACTCCACGGCCAACTATGACTTTGTGTTGAAGAAGAGAGGCTTCCCCCGAGCGGGCCGAACCAAACATGTGGCCAGCTCTACGCTGCCTAGAATGAAGCAGAAAGGTCTTAAAATCGCCAAGGGGATCTTCTGA
- the LOC137046172 gene encoding ral guanine nucleotide dissociation stimulator isoform X6, which produces MKMMMMMLESQNASQEIGEEVEDGAVFSITLRKVQMYQSSSRSQRWMGVDSDSGLSLYETCKLRTIKAGTLERLVEYMLTAFRGNDSTYVTIFLCTYRTFATTKQVLDLLLNRYAKLQHPDTRRMTADERTELRNTISSILGAWLDQYSEDFWKPPEYSCLRRLIHYLQLNFPGSDLERRACNLMGQFHRRLQQEERDVLDQGCCAFTLLEENGFHEDRPDFLSFDPTVVAEQFTLMDAELFKRVVPYHCLGSIWSQRDKKGKEHLAPTIRATVSQFNRVTNCVIATCLSERSLKAGPRARILEHWIQVARECRMLKNFSSLRAILSALQCNPVHRLRRTWDEVSRENIRIFQELSEIFSDDNNHSLSRELLIKEGTSKFATLEINPKRAQKRQQQPQRDLTVMQGTIPYLGTFLTDLVMMDTAMKDHLDGGLINFEKRRKEFEVIAQIKLLQLACNNYNFRRVSGFSAWLSSVEKLSEAESYSQSCEIEPLSESASNTLRAKKSSGIMKRWSDRQPVGSGEAGCSGSSHSKSFDQLRFPPCLSGSTCDGGDSLSVTSAGSSSSDVEELNISFISDSPDTQERKFWESTSLSSLDASGLGSGSGSSSASSSSVSSCRSHKRSVSGVSSYSSLSLPLYNQQVDDCCIIRVSMDVDNGNMYKSILVTSQDKTPAVVRKAMVKHNLDRERAEDYELVQKISEEKELKIPDNANVFYAMNSTANYDFVLKKRGFPRAGRTKHVASSTLPRMKQKGLKIAKGIF; this is translated from the exons atgaagatgatgatgatgatgctggAGTCACAG aatgCGAGTCAGGAGATCGGTGAGGAGGTGGAGGATGGTGCGGTGTTCAGCATCACGCTGAGAAAGGTGCAGATGTACCAGTCGTCCAGTAGGAGTCAGCGCTGGATGGGTGTGGACTCGGACTCAGGCCTCAGTCTGTATGAGACCTGTAAGCTGCGCACCATCAAAGCGGGGACGCTGGAGCGGCTGGTGGAGTACATGCTGACGGCCTTCAGGGGCAACGACTCCACATACGTCACCATCTTCCTCTGCACATACAGGACATTCGCCACCACCAAACAAGTGCTGGACCTGCTGCTCAACAg GTATGCTAAACTGCAGCATCCAGACACGCGCAGAATGACCGCAGATGAGCGGACGGAGCTCAGAAA cACCATCTCCTCCATCCTGGGGGCGTGGCTGGATCAGTACTCGGAGGACTTCTGGAAGCCTCCGGAATACTCCTGCCTGAGGCGCCTGATCCATTACCTGCAGCTCAACTTCCCCGGATCCGACCTGGAGCGCCGCGCCTGCAACCTCATGGGCCAGTTCCACCGCAGACTCCAGCAGGAGGAGCGGGACG tgttggATCAGGGCTGCTGTGCGTTCACTCTGCTGGAGGAGAATGGATTCCACGAGGACCGACCTGATTTCCTGAGCTTCGACCCTACTGTGGTGGCAGAGCAGTTCACACTGATGGACGCA GAGCTGTTCAAGCGTGTGGTGCCGTATCACTGTTTGGGAAGCATCTGGTCTCAGAGAGATAAGAAAGGGAAGGAGCATCTGGCGCCGACCATCCGGGCCACGGTCAGCCAGTTTAACCGGGTCACCAACTGCGTCATCGCCACCTGCCTGAGCGAGCGGAGCCTGAAGGCCGGCCCGAGAGCACGCATCCTGGAGCACTGGATCCAAGTGGCCCGA GAATGCCGTATGCTGAAGAACTTCTCGTCTCTGCGTGCGATCCTGTCGGCTCTGCAGTGTAATCCGGTGCACCGGCTCAGGAGGACCTGGGACGAAGTGTCCCGAGAAAACATCCGCATCTTCCAGGAGCTGTCCGAGATATTCTCTGATGACAACAACCACTCGCTGAGCCGAGAGCTGCTcataaag GAGGGAACATCCAAGTTTGCCACTCTGGAGATCAACCCTAAACGAGCGCAGAAGAGACAGCAGCAGCCGCAGAGAGATCTG ACTGTAATGCAGGGGACGATTCCTTATTTGGGAACTTTCCTCACGGATCTGGTCATGATGGACACAGCCATGAAAGACCATCTGGAc GGAGGCCTGATCAACTTCGAGAAGAGGAGGAAG GAGTTCGAGGTAATAGCGCAGATTAAGTTGTTACAGTTGGCGTGTAACAATTATAATTTCCGGCGTGTGTCCGGGTTCAGCGCGTGGCTCTCCAGTGTGGAGAAACTCTCGGAGGCGGAGAG CTACAGTCAGTCGTGTGAGATCGAGCCGCTCTCCGAATCGGCCTCCAACACGCTGAGAGCCAAGAAGAGCTCAGGCATTATGAAGAGATGGAGCGA TCGGCAGCCGGTGGGCTCGGGCGAGGCCGGATGTTCCGGAAGCTCCCACTCGAAGTCCTTCGATCAGCTTCGGTTTCCTCCGTGTCTGAGCGGCTCGACGTGCGATGGCGGAGACTCACTCAGCGTGACgtctgcaggatccagcagctCAGATGTGGAGGAGCTCAACATCAGCTTCATCTCGGATTCGCCAGACACTCAGGAGAGGAAG TTCTGGGAGTCCACGTCTCTGTCGTCTCTGGATGCGTCGGGTCTGGGCTCTGGTTCTGGATCCAGCAGTGCCTCCTCTTCTTCGGTCTCGTCCTGCCGCTCGCACAAGCGCTCGGTGTCGGGCGTGTCCAGCTACTCGTCTCTCTCTCTGCCGCTTTATAACCAGCAGGTGGACGATTGCTGCATCATCCGGGTCAGCATGGACGTGGACAACGGGAACATGTACAAGAGCATTCTG GTCACCAGTCAGGATAAGACTCCTGCAGTCGTGAGGAAAGCCATGGTCAAACACAACTTGGACCGCGAGCGAGCCGAGGATTATGAGCTGGTTCAGAAAATCAGTGAGGAAAAGG AGTTGAAGATTCCAGACAATGCCAATGTTTTTTACGCCATGAACTCCACGGCCAACTATGACTTTGTGTTGAAGAAGAGAGGCTTCCCCCGAGCGGGCCGAACCAAACATGTGGCCAGCTCTACGCTGCCTAGAATGAAGCAGAAAGGTCTTAAAATCGCCAAGGGGATCTTCTGA